Within Hyphomicrobiales bacterium, the genomic segment GAAAGCAGCATTTCCCGCGACGCGCTGACGCTCGCCGCCAATCTCATCACCGGCATGGGCTTTGCCCTGCTGCTGATCGCCGCGATCCTGGTCTCCGGGCGCGCGGTTTCCGCACCGGCAGGCGCGGTGTGGGGGCTCGGCGGTTTCCTCGCCGTTTCGGTCGCCCCCGCGCTGGGGCTGGCGCCCGAGCTTCCCGGCATGCTGGCGGGCGATCTTTTCGCCCGCCAGGTCTGGTGGGTGGCGACGGTTGCGGCCAGTGCCGCCGGAGGCGGTCTCATCGTCTTCGGCCGGAGTATGGCGCTCAAGGCGTTGGGGATCGCACTCGTCGCGCTGCCGCACCTTGTCGGCGCCCCGCAGCCGGAAAGCCACGCGAGCGCGGTGCCCGCCGCTCTTGCCGCCGCCTTTGCCGCTGTCTCCATCGGCGCATCGGCGGTCTTCTGGCTGGTGCTCGGCACCGCGACCGGCTGGCTGCTCGGCCGTGGCGGCACCTTGAAGGTGAGCTGAGGGGCGGTGGCCGATGGACGCCTCGCAGAAGATACCGGCTACCGTGATCACCGGGTTTCTCGGCGCCGGCAAGACCACGGTCATCCGCTATCTTCTAAAGAATGCCGGTGGGCGGCGGATCGCGCTCATCATCAACGAGTTCGGCGATGTCGGCGTCGATGCCGAGCTGATCAAGGGCTGCGGCGAGCCGCTGTGCCGGGAAGACGACATCGTCGAGCTGGCGAACGGCTGCATCTGCTGCACGGTGGCCGACGATTTCCTGCCGGCCATGGCGCGGCTTCTGGAGCGCGAGGCGCCGCCGCAGCACATCGTCGTCGAGACCTCGGGGCTGGCGCTGCCGCAGCCGCTGGTGCGGGCCTTCAACTGGCCGGAGATATCCGCCAGGATCAGCGTCGACGGGGTGATCGCGGTGGTCGACAGCGCGGCCGTCGCCGAGGGCCGCTTCGCCGACGACGAAGCGGCGGTGGCGGCGCAACGGGCCGCCGACCCGGCGCTCGAGCATGAAAACCCCCTTTCCGAGCTGTTCGAAGACCAGCTCGCCTGTGCCGACATGATCCTCCTGAACAAAGCCGACCTCGTCGAAGAGGCAGCGCTTGCCGGCATTGAAGAGGACTTGAGAGGGGCGGTGCGCGCCGGCGTGCATTTCGTGCGCGCGCGCGAGGGGGTCGTCGATCCGGCCATCGCGTTCGGCCTCGGCGCCGCGGCGGAGGCCGACCTCAACGCCCGCAATTCGCATCACGAGATGAACGGCGAGGGCGAGCACGATCACGACGATTTCGACAGCTTCTCCGTTGCCTTCGGGCCGGTCGGCGACCGCACCGACCTTCTCGGCCGCATTGCCGAGGCCATCCGCGCCCACGACATTCTGCGCGTGAAGGGCTTCGTCGCCGTCAACGGCGCGCCGGCGCGCCTCGTCGTGCAGGCGGTGGGCCCGCGCATTTCCGCCTATTTCGACCGCCCGTGGCGGCCCGACGAACCGCGCGCCTCTTCGCTGGTGGTGATCGGCGAGCAGGGCCTTGACCGCGCCGCGATCACGCGCGATTTGCAGAGCTAGGCCATGCACCTCCTCGCCGCCCAGTCGGGCGTCATCGCCGACGGGACCGAGGCGGTCGATCTCGCCCAGACCCGGGCCGACATCGTCGTGCTGTCGGCCGCCGATTCCGAGCTGGCCGCACTCGCCCGCGCCCATGACGGGCTTGGGCCCGAGGCGCCCTCGCTGCGGCTCGCCAACATCATGTCGCTCGGACACAATCTGTCCGTCGATCTCTACATGCAATGCCCCGTGGCGAGCGCGATGCTCGTCGTGCTGCGGCTTCTCGGCGGCGCCGGCTATTGGGCCTACGGCCTGGAACGGATCGAGGCGACCTGCCGCGAGCGCGACGTCAAGCTCGCGGTGCTGCCCGGCGGCACCGTGCGCGACGAGGAATTGCAGGCGCGCTCGACGCTTCCCCCCGACGCGGTCGAGACGCTGCGCGGCTATCTCGCCGAGGGCGGGCCGGAAAACGCGGAAAATTTCCTGCGCCTCTGCGCCCATCTGATCGGCCGTGGCGAAGCGCCGACGGAGGCCAGGCCGTTGTTGAAAGCGGGTCTCTATTGGCCGGCTTGCGCCGAGCCCGCGCTCGATGAGCTGCGCACGGAATGGCGCCAGGGCGCGCCCATCGTGGCGCTCGTCTTCTACCGGGCGCTGATCGAGGGCGGCAATCTGGAGCCGCTCGATGCGCTGATCGCGGCGCTCGGCGAACGGGACCTCAATCCGCTGCCGGTGTTCGTCGGCAGCTTGAAGGACGAGTTGAGCGCGGCAACGCTCGCGCGGCTGTTCGAAGCCGCCCCGCCCAGCCTGGTGCTCAACGCCACCGGTTTCGCGGTCGCAGGACAGGGCGACGATCCGCTGATCGTCCCGGACGCGCCGGTGCTGCAGATCGTCTTTTCGGGCTCGAGCCGCGAAGCCTGGGCCGACGGCAGTCAGGGCCTTTCGGCCCGCGATTTGGCGATGAACGTGGTGCTGCCGGAGCTCGACGGTCGCATCCTTTCCCGCGCCGTCTCGTTCAAGGCGGATGCGGTGCGTCACGCGGCGACCGAAATGAATATCGTGACCTATCGGGCCGAAGCAGACCGCATCGCCTTCGTCGCCGACCTCGCCAAGGCCTGGGTGCGGCTCAAGGAAGCCGCGCCCGCGGATCGCCGCCTCGCCGTCATTCTTGCCAACTATCCCAACCGCGACGGGCGCATCGGCAACGGCGTCGGCTACGACACGCCGGCGAGCACGATCAATATCCTGCGGGCGCTGAAGGCGGCGGGCCATGCGGTCGATGCGATTCCCGCAGACGGCCAGGCGCTGATGCGCGCGCTGACCCAAGGCGTCACCAACCGCCTCGGCAGCGCCGACAACAGGAGCGATGCCGCGCTTCGGCTTGCCGACTATCGCCGGTATTTCGAATCACTGCCCCAGGCGGTGCGCGACGCGGTCACGGCGCGTTGGGGGGCGCCCGAGGACGATCCCTTTATGCGGGAGGACGCCTTCCGCCTGCCCGTGCTGCGTTGCGGCAACGCCGTGGTCGCGATCCAGCCGGCGCGCGGCTACAATATCGACCCGAAATCGACCTATCACGATCCGGGGCTGGTGCCGCCGCACGGCTACTTCGCCTTCTATTTCTGGCTGGGGCACGCATTCGACGCCCATGCGGTCGTCCACAACGGCAAGCACGGCAATCTGGAATGGCTGCCGGGCAAGGCGCTGGCGCTCTCGGCATCGTGCTACCCGGAGGCCGCGCTCGGGGCGCTGCCCAACCTCTATCCCTTCATCGTCAACGACCCCGGCGAGGGCAGCCAGGCCAAGCGCCGCACCAGTGCCGTCATCGTCGATCATCTGACCCCGCCGCTGACCCGGGCGGAGAGCTACGGGCCGCTCAGCGACCTCGAGGCGCTGATCGACGAATATTATCTCGCCTCCGGCCTCGACCCGCGCCGGCGCGCGCTGTTACGCGCGGAGATCCTCGATCTGACGCGGGCAAGCGGCCTCGACGTCGACGCCGGAATGGGCGACGCGGCTGACGAGGACACCGCGCTGGCGCGGCTCGACACCTATCTCTGCGAATTGAAAGAGGCGCAGATCCGCGACGGGTTGCATGTGCTCGGCGAGGCGCCGCAGGGGCGGCTGGAAACCGACATCCTCGTTGCCCTGACCCGCGTTCCGCGCGCCATGGGCGAAGGGGGCGACCGGTCCCTCATCCGCGCGCTTTCCGCCGACCTGAAGCTCGACGATTTCGACCCGCTCGATTGTGACCTCGGCACCCCTTGGCAGGGGCCGAGCCCAGCCGCGCTGAAACCCCTTATCGACGATCCCTGGCGCAATTCCGGCGACACGGTCGAGCGGCTGGAGCGGCTTGCGGCCGATCTCGTCGCCGGCACGGCCAGGTTCGACCCGGAATGGCGCGCGACCGCCGCCGTCTTGAGCGAAATCGAGCAGACGATTCGCCCGGCGCTTCGTGCCTGCGGCGAACGCGAGATCGCCGGCCTTCTTGCCGGTCTCGACGGCCGCTTCGTCGCACCGGGGCCGGCGGGCGCGCCGACCCGCGGCCGCCTCGACGTGCTGCCCACCGGACGCAACTTCTATTCGCTCGACACCCGCGCCGTGCCGACGCCCTCGGCCTGGCGGCTCGGACGGAAATCGGCCGAGCGGCTCCTTCAGCGTCATTTCCAGGAACATGGCCGCTACCCGCAAAGCCTCGGCCTGTCGGTCTGGGGCACCTCGAACATGCGCACCGGCGGCGATGACATCGCGCAAGCCCTGGCGCTGATCGGGGCGGAGCCGGCATGGGACCGGACCAACGGACGGGTGACCGGCTTCAACGTCATTCCGTTTGCGAAACTGGCAAGGCCGCGCGTCGACGTGACCCTGCGCATCTCCGGCCTGTTCAGAGATGCCTTTCCGATGCAGATCGACCTGTTCGATTCAGCCGTGCGCGCCGTCGCGGCGCTCGACGAGGAGCAGGCGGACAATCCGATCGCCGCGCGCGTCGCCGCCGAAGCCGAGGAATTGCGGGCGGCAGGCCTCCCGGCGGAGGAAGCGCAACACCGCGCCGGCCACCGGGTGTTCGGCTCGAAGCCCGGCACCTATGGCGCAGGCCTGCAGGCGCTGATCGACGAGAAGCTGTGGGCGAGCCGCGAGGATCTCGCCCGCGCCTATATCGACTGGGGCGGCCATGCCTATGGCGCGGGTGCGGCCGGCGCGCGCGACACGCAAGGCTTTCGCCGGCGGCTTTCCGGCGTCGAGGCGGTCGTCCACAACCAGGACAATCGCGAGCACGATTTGCTCGATTCCGACGACTACTACCAGTTCGAGGGCGGCATGAGCGCGGCGGTCGAGCACGTCTCGGGCGCCAGGCCCGTCGTCTACCACAACGACCATTCGCTGCCCGAGCGCCCGGTGATCCGCACCCTTGAAGAAGAGGTCGGGCGGGTGGTGCGCGCCCGCGTCGTCAACCCGAAATGGATCGCCGGCGTCATGCGCCACGGCTATAAGGGCGCCTTCGAAATCGCCGCGACCCTCGATTACATGTTCGCCTTCGCCGCCACCACCGGCGCCGTGCGCCCGCACCATTTCGAGCTCGCCTATGACGCCTTTATCGCCGATTTGGCGGTGCGAGCCTTCATCGCCGAGGCCAACCCGGCGGCGCTCGAAGAGATCAGCGACCGGTTCCTCGAGGCCATCGACCGCGGCCTGTGGACGCCGAAATCAAACGCCGCCTATCGTGAATTGAAAGCGCTGGCCGGGGCGAGGGAGTGACATGGGCGACAAGAAGGAACAGATGACGGAAGCCGAGCTCGATGCGAGGCACGCCGAGAAAATGCGCCGCAAGAAGGAGGCGCGGGCCAAGATCCTGGCCACCAAGACGATCGAGAAGGGGCTGCTGATTGTCCATACCGGCAAGGGCAAGGGAAAGTCGACGGCTGCCTTCGGGCTGGTCATGCGCGCGCTCGGCCACGGCTTCAAGGTGGGCATCGTGCAATTCGTCAAGGGCGCCTGGGAGACCGGCGAGCGCAAGGTGCTGGAGCGCTTCCCGGACCTCGTCACCATCAAGGCGATGGGCGAGGGCTTTACCTGGGAGACCCAGGACCGGCAGCGCGACATCGCCGCGGCGCGCGCCGCCTGGGACAAGGCCAAGGAGATGCTGGCCGACGCGAGCTACAAGATGGTGCTGCTCGACGAACTCAACATCGTGCTGCGCTACGGCTATCTGCCGCTGGATGAGGTGGTCGAGGCATTGAAGAAGCGCCCGCAAGGGACGCATGTCATCGTCACCGGCCGCAACGCCAAGGACAAGCTGATCGAAGCCGCCGACCTCGTCACCGACATGACCATGGTCAAGCACCCGTTCCGCTCCGGCGTCAAGGCGCAGGCGGGAATCGAGTTTTGAGGGCGGCGCCGGTTGACCGGCGCTTGCCCCGTCCGTAAGAGTGTGGGGCCTTGGGGACATGCTCTAGAGCGCATTCCGAAAAGTGGGAACCGGTTTTCGGACAAAAATGCGCGTAAAATAAAGAAGTTAGAGCGCTTAGAGTGACCCCGGTTTCACGAAAAGCGCTCTAAAGCCGCGCCCCCAGCCGCACCCCCTCGTCGATGGCGCGCTGGGCGTCGAGCTCGACCGCGCGCTTGGCGCCGCCGATGACGTGGACCGGCACGCCGGCGGGTTTCACCGCCGCGGCAAGCGCATTGCGCTCGACCTGGCCGGCGCAGAGCACGATGGTGTCGGCGGCGATGGTCCGGGCCTGCCCATCGACCCGGACGTGCGGGCCTTCATCGTCGATGCGCTCGTATCGGGCGCCCGGAATCTGCGCCACGCCGGCCCGCTTCAGCTCCATGCGGTGGACCCAGCCGGTGGTCTTGCCGAGGCTCCTTCCCATCGGCCCCGGCGTGCGTTGCAGCATGGTGACCTTGCGCGGCGGGCGAGGGGCCGCCCGTTCGGCGCCGTACAATCTTGGAGGTCCTTTTCTGATGCCGCATTCGGGAAATCTTTTTTCGGGTCTGCCCGATGGACGCCAATCCGATGAGATGTTCGAGCCCTTGGCCGAAGCACGCGGGCTGCGCATCGAGCGGATCGTCTCGACCGGCCAGGCGACGCCGCAAGGCGCATGGCTCGATCAGGAGCAATCGGAATGGGTCGCCCTGCTCAGCGGCGGCGCGCGGCTGCTCATCGAGGGCGAGGCGGAGGAGCGATGCCTTAAGCCGGGAGACTGGCTGCTGCTTCCCGCCCATTGCCGCCATCGGGTGATCTGGACGAGCGATCGGGAGCCCACCGTGTGGCTCGCCGCGCATTTTTCAAAATCCGGCGCGGCGGTGGGGTCCGACTGTTAAGGGCCGCAAAGCGGACGAATTGCGCGTTGGCCGTCGACTTCGCTTCCTGACCCTTAACCGACATTTTCAGCCTTGCCAGAAAAGGCGAAACGCTCCAATCTGAGCCCTCTATACCGGTTTATCCGGGGAATTCCGGCTAATAGGGATCCCTTGTTCAGGGAATCTGATTCAAATCGCTAGCGATTTGGGAATTCCCTTTAACGGTCCGCAGTCTGGTTCGAGCTAATTTAAAGCATGGGGCGAGGTCAGAATGTATTACAGGTCGGCAATATTGGGGGCGCTCACCGTCCTAGCAACATTGTTTGCTGCCGCCTCTATCCATGCGAAAGAGGGCTGCGACGATATACAGTGGGTTGAGTGGAAGTTGTTGGGTACAAATTCATTTTATCATTTTTCTGGAGATGGTACTCTTAGTTGGATCAATTCAGATTATAAAGATGCGGATGGACCAATCGGCTGGGTCTGTTTGACAGACGATTTATTTGATTTGTATTGGAGAAATGGGTCACGATGTTCCGTCAAAATTGAAGATCTGACGAGCTCGAAAATGTTTACGCATTGGTCTGGATACAATTGCCCTAGGGAGAACTCTGGACCACACGTTTTTGAACGTTGATAAGATATATGTTTAGATTGTCGATGTATACTATATTCTAGTTCATATTTATGGAGTACGTTTAGTTTCTATTTTTCACTATTATTTATTTAGAATTACCTTGGGTCGCTACATAGCAAACGCGACCTTGTGTCGCCTAGGTGCGCGCAGCCGAAGAAGCTTCCGGCGCGTTACGCACGCCATGCCGGGTGGCAGCTGAGTAACAGGTTAGTCGATGCGTTTTGCGCTACCGCGCGGCTTGGTTGGTCGCTTCGCGGTATCGACCTTTAGATAGATGCGCTTCCTGTGGCGTTCATTCTTAATGTGGCCGATGACCGCCTCGGCGGCGGATCGTTTGCGCAATTTGCGCTTAAATGTCCTGTCATGGCACCAACCGGCAGCGGTCTGCCGCACTTCCTTGCGTCCGGCCTCAACCCCAAAGCGGACAAGGTAGTTCGCCAGTCAATCAAACCCCCGCGCCCAGCCTGACCCCCTCGTCGATGGCGCGTTGGGCGTCGAGCTCGACCGCGCGCTTGGCGCCGCCGATGACATGGACGCGGATGCCGGCGCCATTCAGCGCCGCGGCAAGCTCGATGCGCTCGACCTGGCCGGCGCAGAGCACGATGCTGTCGGCGGCGATGGTCCGGGCCTCCCGGTCGACGCGGATGTGCAGCCCTTCATCGTCGATGCGCTCGTAAGTCACGCCTGAGATCTGCGCGACGCCAGCCCGCTTCAGCTCCATGCGGTGCACCCAGCCGGTGGTCTTGCCGAGGGTCTCGCCCATGCGGCCGGGCGACCGTTGCAGCATGGTGACCTTGCGCGGCGGGCGAGGGGCCGCCCGTTCGACGCCGATGCCCCAATGGCGGCGGAAGGCGGCCGGGTCGCGGTGGGCGCGGTCGCCGGGGTCGGTGAGGAACAGGGCGACGTCGAAGCCGATGCCGCCGGCGCCGATGATCGCCACCCGCTCGCCGGCCGTCCGCGCTCCCGACAGGATGTCGGCATAGCTCGCCACGCTCGGGTGATCCTCGCCTTCGACGACGCCGCGGCGGGGGCTGACGCCGGCCGCCAGCACCGCCTCGTCGAAGCCTTCGAGCGCGCCCGCGTCGGCGCGCGTCGAAAGGCGCAAGTTCACGCCGGTCTCTTTGAGCCGCAGCGAAAAATAGCGCAGCGTCTCGTCGAACTCCTCCTTTCCCGGCACGTTGCGGGCGAGATTGAGCTGGCCGCCGATGCGGTCGGCTTGCTCGAACAGGGTGACGGCATGGCCGCGCTCGGCGAGCGTTACCGCCGCCGCGAGCCCCGCCGGCCCCGCGCCGACGACGGCGATACGTTTCCGCGCCGCGGCCGGCCCGATCACGATCTCGGTCTCGTGGCAGGCGCGCGGATTGACCAGGCAGGTCGCCACCTTGCCGACGAAAATCCGGTCGAGGCAGGACTGGTTGCAGGCGATGCAGCTATTGATGCGGTGCGCCTCGCCGCGCGCCGCCTTGGCGGTGAATTCGGGATCGGCGAGGAACGGCCGGGCGAGCGAAACCATGTCGGCGTCGCCCGCGGCGATGATCTCATCGGCAAGCTCGGGCGTATTGATGCGGTTGGTGGCGATGACGGGAACCGTGACCGCCTCCTTGACGGCACGCGCGGTCCATCTGAAGGCGCCGCGCGGCACGGCCTGGGCCACGGTCGGGATCCGCGCCTCGTGCCAGCCGATGCCGGTATCGAAGATATCTGCGCCCGCCGCCTCCAGTCGGCGGGCAAGCCAGAGAATTTCCTCCTGCGCCAACGCGTCCTCGACGAGATCGAGCACCGAGATGCGATACATCAGCATGTGCTCGGGCCCGAGCGCGGCGCGCACCGCCTTTACCGTCTCGACTGCGAAACGCGCCCGGTTTTCGAGCGGCCCGCCCCATTCGTCCTCGCGCCGGTTGGTGCACGGGGCGAGAAACTGGGTGATCAGATAGCCTTCCGAGCCCATCACCTCGACGCCGTCATAGCCGGCTTCAAGCGCAAGCGCGGCGGCGTTGGCGAAGGCGGCGATGGTCGCCCTGACCTCGGCGCCGGTGAGCGCGCGCGGGGTCAGGCGGCTGATCGGCGCGCGGATCGCCGACGGCGCCACCAGCTCAGGGCGCGTGGCGTAGCGGCCGCCATGGAGAAGCTGCAACAGGATGCGCCCGCCTGCCTCGTGCACCGCGCCGGTGACGATGCGGTGGCCGGTGGCGGTTTCGGCCTTATCGAACAGGTTGGGTTGCGCGCCGATCTGGCCGGCTTCGTCCGGCGACCAGCCGCCGGTGACGATCAGCGGCGCGCCGGCCGCCGCCCGCTCGGCATAGAAGGCGGCAAGCCGCCGCAAGCCGTCCTCGCGCCCTTCGAGACCGGTGTGCATCGAGCCCATGACGATGCGGTTGGCAAGCTTGAACGGGCCTGCCCGGATGGGCGTAAAGAGATGCGGGAAAGCCATGCGCGGAGCGGCGGTCGGGGTCAGTGCGGGATCGGTCGCGTTCGAGCGGGCTTCGACTTGACCCCCCTGCGGCTCCCCCCTTGCAGGGGGGAGAGGAAGCCGGGCGCGCGCCGCGCGCCTCTCCCTCCCCCGGCAAGGGGGAGGGTCGGGGTGGGGGTCGTGCGACCCACGGCGCTCGTGCCGAAACGGCCCATTTCAAGACCGCGCTAACCGTCGCCGCCAAGGCTGAGGCCGCGGCGCAGGGGGCTTGCCTTGTAGGCGCCGAGAACGCGGAACTTGGTGGTGAAGAATTCGAGCTCTTCGAAGGCGAGCTTGACCCCGTGCTCGGAAGGATGCCCCTCGATGTCGGCGTAGAACTGGGTGGCGTTGAAGGTGCCGCCGAGCTGATAGGACTCAAGCTTGGTCATGTTGACGCCGTTGGTGGCAAACCCGCCCATCGCCTTGTAGAGCGCGGCGGGAACGTTGCGCACCCGGAAGATGAATGAGGTGATCACGTCGGTCTCGCCCGCCGGCGGGTCCTTGCGCTCCCGCGCCACGATGATGAAGCGGGTGGTGTTATGGTCCTCGTCCTCGATGTCGCTCTTCAACACGGCAAGACCGTAGATTTCGGCGGCAAGGCGCGTGGCGATGGCGCCCTGGTTCTTGTCGCCGCGCTCGGCGACGCGGCGGGCGGCGCCCGCGGTGTCGGCGGTCGGGACCGCCTCGAGGCCGAGCTCGCGCAGGATGGCGCGGCACTGGCCGAGCGCCTGGGTGTGGCTGTGCACTTCCTTCAGATCGGCCAGGCGCGCGCCCTTGATTCCGAGCAGGCAGTGGCGCACCCGCAGGAAATGCTCGCCGACGATGAACAGGCCGGAATCCGGCAGCAGGTGATGGATGTCGGCGACCCGGCCGGCGACCGAGTTCTCGATCGGGATCATGCCGAGCTGCGCCGAGCCGTCCGAAACGGCGGCGAGCGCGTCCTCGAACGTGGCGCAGGCCATCGCCTCCATGTCGGGAAACACCTCGCGGCAGGCGATGTGCGAATTGGCGCCCGGCTCGCCCTGAAAGGCGATTCTCTGCATGTCCGCCATGGTCATCCGTCCGTCGGTGGGCCGCCCGCGCCGTCAAGTGCCGGCAGAAGCGGGCAAGAGCCGGTCATCCTGCCGGCAAGAGCCGGTCATCCTGCCGGCAAGAAGCGGTCATTCCGCCGGCAAGAGACCGTCGAGACCCGGCAAGACTGCGCCGGGTCCGGTCAAGCGGCGCGAGTATCGACACCGTCCGGAGGCGTGTCAACGAGGCCGATATCGATGGGCTTCCCGCCATTAAGCGCGCGTGTTGCCATGTGCCGCGCAAATCAATAGTCTCCGCGCGCCTTGGCGTTGTCCAAGCCGTTGCCGGAGCCGGACATGCTCGATGCCTTTGAACTGAACAAGATAATCGGCGCCGTTCTCTTCGCCCTCTTGCTGATGCTCGGTATCGGCGTCGTCTCCGACACGATCTTCGACGTCGAGGCGCCGGAAACGCCGGGCTACGCCATCGAGGCCGCCGAAGAGGCCCCTGCGCAAAAGCCCACGGAGGCCGCGGCGGTAGCGCCGATTGGCGAGCGCCTGGCCGCGGCCAGCGCCGAAAAGGGCGAAACCGTCGCTAAGAAATGCGCGACCTGCCACACTTTCGATGCCGGCGGGGCGAACCGGGTCGGACCGAACCTGCACGGCATCGTCGGCCGCGACCTGGCCAGCCACCAGGGTTTTGCCTATTCCCAAGCGATGAAGAGTGAGGGCGGCTCATGGACCTACGAGGAGCTCGACCGCTTTCTCGAGGCACCGAAAAAATTCCTTCCCGGCACCGCCATGGCCTTTGCCGGCCTCAGGAAACCGGGCGACCGGGCCGACATCATTCTGTATCTGAAGAGCATCAGCCCGGACGCGCCGCCGCTGCCGCAATAGCGGATTTTCTTGAAAATCGGCGCCGCTGCCCGCCGGAGATCGTTTCCCCGGCGGTCTTGCGTTTGACGCCATCTGAGTGATTATGACGGGAACGCGGCTACAAGACGGTCAATGGGGTGCTCGAACCTAACCTTCGTGCGCCGCGTCCGGTTGCGGCGGAGCGAAACAAGGATTGCGGAAAACCATGGTGTGGATTGGAGTTATCGGCGAAATCGGCCGACGGGGGGCCAAGACGGTCGCGGCTTGCCTGTGTGGCCTGACGCTCATCGCGGGGATTTCCGGCCCTGTAGCCCAAACCGTGGCCCAGGACATGGCGCAGGACGTGGCCCAGGACTTGGAATGGCACCGTGGCCTGTCGCTGTTCGGAAGCCTCAAATACGAGCCGGGCTTTGCCCATTTCGACTATGTCGACCCGCAGGCGCCGAAAGGCGGCACGGCGCGGCTTTACACCATCGGAACCTTCGACAGCCTCAACCCGTTCACATTCAAGGGCCGGCCCGCGGGGCTCATCGGCCTGATCCACGAGACGCTGATGACGCCGAGCCTCGATGAGCCGAGCAGCGAATATGAACTGCTTGCCGAAGCCGTCACCTATCCGCAGGACTTTTCCTCGGTGACCTATCGTCTCAACGCCGAGGCGCGTTGGCACGATGGCGTTCCCGTCGGCGTCGACGACGTGATCTTCTCGCTCGCGGCGCTCAAGAAGTCGCATCCCTTCTATGCCGCCTATTACAAGAACATCGTCAAGGCGGAAAAAACCGGCGAGCGCGAGGTGACCTTCACGTTCGACCAGGCCGGCAATCGCGAGCTGCCGCAGATCACCGGGCAGTTGCCGATCCTGCCCAAGCACTGGTGGACCACGAATCGCCCTGATGGAACACCGCGTGAGGTCGGAGAATCGACCCTCGAAGTGCCGCTCGGCAGCGGTCCCTACCGCGTCGGCGAGGTCAAGCCCGGCCGGTCGATCGCGATTGCGCGCGTCGATGACTATTGGGGAAAGGACCTGCCGGTCAATGTGGGGCAGAACAATTTCGACGAGATCCGCCTGGAATATTTCCGCGACGACACGATTGCGCTCGAAGCCTTCAAGGGCGACCAATATGACTGGCGCCCGGAATCGAGCGCCAAGAACTGGGCCACGGCCTACGACTTCCCGGCGGTCAAGAGAAGCCGCGTGGTGCTGGAGAAGTTCCACCTCGAGAATGCCGAGACCATGCAGGCCTTCGCCTTCAACATCCGCCGCGACAAGTTCCAGGATCCGCGGGTGCGCCGCGCCTTCAATCTCGCCTTCGACTTCGAATGGGCCAACAAGAACCTGTTCTATGGCGAGTATGTGCGTACCAACTCCT encodes:
- the cobN gene encoding cobaltochelatase subunit CobN, translated to MHLLAAQSGVIADGTEAVDLAQTRADIVVLSAADSELAALARAHDGLGPEAPSLRLANIMSLGHNLSVDLYMQCPVASAMLVVLRLLGGAGYWAYGLERIEATCRERDVKLAVLPGGTVRDEELQARSTLPPDAVETLRGYLAEGGPENAENFLRLCAHLIGRGEAPTEARPLLKAGLYWPACAEPALDELRTEWRQGAPIVALVFYRALIEGGNLEPLDALIAALGERDLNPLPVFVGSLKDELSAATLARLFEAAPPSLVLNATGFAVAGQGDDPLIVPDAPVLQIVFSGSSREAWADGSQGLSARDLAMNVVLPELDGRILSRAVSFKADAVRHAATEMNIVTYRAEADRIAFVADLAKAWVRLKEAAPADRRLAVILANYPNRDGRIGNGVGYDTPASTINILRALKAAGHAVDAIPADGQALMRALTQGVTNRLGSADNRSDAALRLADYRRYFESLPQAVRDAVTARWGAPEDDPFMREDAFRLPVLRCGNAVVAIQPARGYNIDPKSTYHDPGLVPPHGYFAFYFWLGHAFDAHAVVHNGKHGNLEWLPGKALALSASCYPEAALGALPNLYPFIVNDPGEGSQAKRRTSAVIVDHLTPPLTRAESYGPLSDLEALIDEYYLASGLDPRRRALLRAEILDLTRASGLDVDAGMGDAADEDTALARLDTYLCELKEAQIRDGLHVLGEAPQGRLETDILVALTRVPRAMGEGGDRSLIRALSADLKLDDFDPLDCDLGTPWQGPSPAALKPLIDDPWRNSGDTVERLERLAADLVAGTARFDPEWRATAAVLSEIEQTIRPALRACGEREIAGLLAGLDGRFVAPGPAGAPTRGRLDVLPTGRNFYSLDTRAVPTPSAWRLGRKSAERLLQRHFQEHGRYPQSLGLSVWGTSNMRTGGDDIAQALALIGAEPAWDRTNGRVTGFNVIPFAKLARPRVDVTLRISGLFRDAFPMQIDLFDSAVRAVAALDEEQADNPIAARVAAEAEELRAAGLPAEEAQHRAGHRVFGSKPGTYGAGLQALIDEKLWASREDLARAYIDWGGHAYGAGAAGARDTQGFRRRLSGVEAVVHNQDNREHDLLDSDDYYQFEGGMSAAVEHVSGARPVVYHNDHSLPERPVIRTLEEEVGRVVRARVVNPKWIAGVMRHGYKGAFEIAATLDYMFAFAATTGAVRPHHFELAYDAFIADLAVRAFIAEANPAALEEISDRFLEAIDRGLWTPKSNAAYRELKALAGARE
- a CDS encoding cupin domain-containing protein → MFEPLAEARGLRIERIVSTGQATPQGAWLDQEQSEWVALLSGGARLLIEGEAEERCLKPGDWLLLPAHCRHRVIWTSDREPTVWLAAHFSKSGAAVGSDC
- the cobW gene encoding cobalamin biosynthesis protein CobW, which gives rise to MDASQKIPATVITGFLGAGKTTVIRYLLKNAGGRRIALIINEFGDVGVDAELIKGCGEPLCREDDIVELANGCICCTVADDFLPAMARLLEREAPPQHIVVETSGLALPQPLVRAFNWPEISARISVDGVIAVVDSAAVAEGRFADDEAAVAAQRAADPALEHENPLSELFEDQLACADMILLNKADLVEEAALAGIEEDLRGAVRAGVHFVRAREGVVDPAIAFGLGAAAEADLNARNSHHEMNGEGEHDHDDFDSFSVAFGPVGDRTDLLGRIAEAIRAHDILRVKGFVAVNGAPARLVVQAVGPRISAYFDRPWRPDEPRASSLVVIGEQGLDRAAITRDLQS
- a CDS encoding CbtA family protein, producing the protein MITRVLYAAIFAGVLAGLVVSAVHFAKVVPLILEAETHEVAAPHKPAAGTPAHGHEPAEPAESSISRDALTLAANLITGMGFALLLIAAILVSGRAVSAPAGAVWGLGGFLAVSVAPALGLAPELPGMLAGDLFARQVWWVATVAASAAGGGLIVFGRSMALKALGIALVALPHLVGAPQPESHASAVPAALAAAFAAVSIGASAVFWLVLGTATGWLLGRGGTLKVS
- the cobO gene encoding cob(I)yrinic acid a,c-diamide adenosyltransferase, coding for MGDKKEQMTEAELDARHAEKMRRKKEARAKILATKTIEKGLLIVHTGKGKGKSTAAFGLVMRALGHGFKVGIVQFVKGAWETGERKVLERFPDLVTIKAMGEGFTWETQDRQRDIAAARAAWDKAKEMLADASYKMVLLDELNIVLRYGYLPLDEVVEALKKRPQGTHVIVTGRNAKDKLIEAADLVTDMTMVKHPFRSGVKAQAGIEF
- a CDS encoding FAD-dependent oxidoreductase codes for the protein MYGAERAAPRPPRKVTMLQRTPGPMGRSLGKTTGWVHRMELKRAGVAQIPGARYERIDDEGPHVRVDGQARTIAADTIVLCAGQVERNALAAAVKPAGVPVHVIGGAKRAVELDAQRAIDEGVRLGARL